In the Gemmatimonadota bacterium genome, CCGATCAATTTACATTTCACATACCCAGCGGAGTGGAATTGATCGATTTGCGTTGATTATAACCGAAAGGAACAAATAATGGCTGTGGAAATTCAGGTGCGTGAACTACAAGACGCGCTATCCGATTATAGCACGCGCGTAGATAAACTCGGGAGGTATCTTTGACCTCGATCAAAGACGAACAAAAATTGCCGAATTTGAAAAACTCATGGAAGCACCGGATTTCTGGAATGACCGCGAAAATGCACAGCGGATTATCGACGCCTGTAATGCGGAAAAATACTGGGTTGAAAGTTGGGAAAATTTAAATGAACAAGTGGGCGATTTGGATGTGCTTTTTCAATTGGCGTGCGAAGAAGGCGATGCCGAATCTCTGTCTGAAGTCGCTGCTGAAGTACCCGGGGCTGGCGCAGCTTTAGACGCACTTGAATTGCAGCACATGTTGGGCGATCGAGAAGATCGCAACGACGCGATATTGACCATTCATCCGGGCGCTGGGGGTACCGAAGCAGCAGACTGGGCGCAAATGTTGATGCGTATGTACACGCGGTGGGCCGAGCGGCGTGGGTTTCAAACCACTGTCCTGGATACGCTTCCCGGCGAAACGGCCGGAATTAAGAGTGCGACAATTGAAGTGAAGGGCGATTATGCTTTTGGCTATCTCAAGTCCGAATCTGGTGTACACAGACTGGTGCGGATTTCTCCTTATGATTCCAACAATCGTCGCCACACATCATTTGCATCCGTTTTTGTCTATCCCGACGCCGAAGGCGATATCGAGGTGGAGATCAATCCCAATGATCTGAAAGTAGATACCTATCGCGCTGGGGGTGCTGGCGGACAACACGTGAACAAAACCGATTCGGCGGTGCGTATTACCCACGAACCCACAGGGATTGTGGTGCAATGCCAGAACGAGCGTTCTCAGTACAAGAACCGCAATACGGCCATGAAAATTCTCAAAGCGCGATTGTATCAACACCTGCGGGAAGAAGAAGACAAAAAACGCGCCGAACTCGAAAGCACAAAAAAACGCATTGAATGGGGCAGTCAGATCCGCAATTACGTTTTTCAACCCTATCAGATGGTGAAAGACGCGCGAACGGGCTTTGAGACATCGAATGTTTCGGGGGTTATAGATGGCGATCTCGACCCATTTATCCGCGCATATTTACTGTCGTCGAGCACCGCGTGAACTGAGTTTTTAGCAGTGCCCTCAGGCGGGCAATGCGCTTGACTTGAATATGCATATTGGTTATAGTT is a window encoding:
- a CDS encoding peptide chain release factor 2 (programmed frameshift) gives rise to the protein MAVEIQVRELQDALSDYSTRVDKLGGIFDLDQRRTKIAEFEKLMEAPDFWNDRENAQRIIDACNAEKYWVESWENLNEQVGDLDVLFQLACEEGDAESLSEVAAEVPGAGAALDALELQHMLGDREDRNDAILTIHPGAGGTEAADWAQMLMRMYTRWAERRGFQTTVLDTLPGETAGIKSATIEVKGDYAFGYLKSESGVHRLVRISPYDSNNRRHTSFASVFVYPDAEGDIEVEINPNDLKVDTYRAGGAGGQHVNKTDSAVRITHEPTGIVVQCQNERSQYKNRNTAMKILKARLYQHLREEEDKKRAELESTKKRIEWGSQIRNYVFQPYQMVKDARTGFETSNVSGVIDGDLDPFIRAYLLSSSTA